Within Gloeocapsa sp. PCC 73106, the genomic segment GAAGCGATCGCTTTTTATGTTCCATACGATATTAACGGTTATGTGGTGAGCGTCAGCAAAAGTGATGATTATCCCGTGGGGTCACGTATTGATGCTCAAACAGGAAACGAATCAAACCCGCAAGAACCTCCATTCCTGATCAATTGGTCTTCAGATATTTTAATGGCGGAAATAAATAATCGCGTAAAAGTAGGAGGGGATATGATGGTACGCGAAGCATTCGAGCAATTAAAAAAATTGCATCTACCTGAGGAGAAGGGTGGACTAGTAAAAATTAACGGTCGTTGTCCCGTTCTCGTTGGGTCGACAATAGCAGCATACTTATCTCAATTCTACGATGCGATCGCTGTTTGCGATCCTAAATTAGGTACTTCAGATCAAGATTGCTACGTAGTCGTCGTAACTAAAGATAGAGAGTATCCCCTCGGTACAACAATTAAAATAGACAAACCCGTTGAAAAGCGCTGTAAAATTGTTCTCTGTGGACCTAAAAATACTGGAAAAACTTGTCTAAGGGAGGGTTTAAAAGACAATCTACACAGATTACCCGATGCTCCAAGATCCTACGTTATTTCAGGTTGTCCTGATGGTGATGGTGCTTGGTTCCATCAAACAGCTCAACATGATTCCGATTTAGCTAGAAGTTTAAAAGATCAGTGGAAACGTGACTTCACTCCAGAATTTGCTGAAGCAAAAGCCAATCAAATTAAAGCGATTGGAGTTCCCATACTTGTCTTTGATGTAGGGGGGAAAATCAGCGCTGAAAATAGAATTATTATGAGTAAAGCAACCCACAGTATTATCTTAGTCCAATCAGAAGATCAAATACAAGAATGGCAAGACTTTTGTGATGAGCTAAAGTTGCCAGTAATTGCGATTATCATCAGCGATTATAAGGGGAAAGAAGACACCCTGATTTCAAATTCGTCACCATTGCGTGGTAGGGTTCACTATCTAGATCGCAGTGTAAATGTTGCCGATAGACCAACTATCAAAGCCCTAGCTGAATTACTAACTCACTTATGTAATAACCCATAGGAAAACCCCCATTCCAGCCTGTTGCTATTCTCAAAAAAATAGCGACATGGCAAAACTATGGATTGTATACTTAACGATTTTTTAAACCATCACAACTTTCGACAAGCTTGGGCAAAAGTAGCAGATAATCAAGGTAGTTCTGGAATCGATAGAGAAACTATCGACAAGTTTGCCGCAGATGAAGAAAACAATTTAGTAGCCTTACTGGAATCAGTTGTTAACAATACTTATACTCCCAAACCTTTACTACAAGTTTTAATACCTAAAGATCAGCAGAAATTTCGAGAATTAAAAATACCTACAGTAAGAGATAGAATTGTCCA encodes:
- a CDS encoding CRISPR-associated protein Csx3 codes for the protein MNINCLEVNGDVLNVTLPDNQEGHILVSIFATQLDVLIANNQLPQTKVLKVNGSITLLLSYLITGKVIDFYEAIAFYVPYDINGYVVSVSKSDDYPVGSRIDAQTGNESNPQEPPFLINWSSDILMAEINNRVKVGGDMMVREAFEQLKKLHLPEEKGGLVKINGRCPVLVGSTIAAYLSQFYDAIAVCDPKLGTSDQDCYVVVVTKDREYPLGTTIKIDKPVEKRCKIVLCGPKNTGKTCLREGLKDNLHRLPDAPRSYVISGCPDGDGAWFHQTAQHDSDLARSLKDQWKRDFTPEFAEAKANQIKAIGVPILVFDVGGKISAENRIIMSKATHSIILVQSEDQIQEWQDFCDELKLPVIAIIISDYKGKEDTLISNSSPLRGRVHYLDRSVNVADRPTIKALAELLTHLCNNP